A window from Esox lucius isolate fEsoLuc1 chromosome 16, fEsoLuc1.pri, whole genome shotgun sequence encodes these proteins:
- the LOC105016561 gene encoding immunoglobulin-like domain-containing receptor 1: protein MLKKMGNKILLALLLNAFLLTGVVSIQVVVPQKERSTTLFAPITLRCDYSTSASAQDVLVSWRYKSFCKDPVLDYYSTAYQAALQLGQDPANDCPDNQRIIRTVVQKKGTNEAMLGAEYQNRKITVQNKADLVIYEVMWWDNGVYFCTVNAPGDTTGISEMVVKLIVYNWLTVLLMIIGALLLILLLSVCCCQCCPQKCCCYIRCPCCPKTCCCPEKAVMQHRMLREAQKAMAPWLYGQPIYAPISLQSSQGHPDVYSGSFSDGYHTKPNFAMTPMGPSPLPLQYPPHAPQHHTQYPPPVPLHHIPPPPVNGSVHGGSAQGTSQMLDFLESQMRAVEMNGQRGPSHYQYQPYQPQAQAGPQGVPFTVGPPSMLSALDEMGVKGVERRVITLPPIVQRVASFSSGRGAGGGVVARTAHKFSSQSSGSSNRTGGGGGARRDPSPPRRGIMRSYSDESDRDDGRAGSRRRGRGSDERRSRSRDVLMEKTQRAAPARRDRSYSPPPRRCGSLSSAEEDRRGGGGKGKLWSENPPSYSSVQVQPGSRRNNDRFSDKSSRSGASVVI, encoded by the exons ATGTTGAAGAAAATGGGAAATAAGATCTTGCTTGCGCTTCTGCTTAATGCTTTCCTGCTAACAG GCGTGGTATCCATCCAAGTGGTGGTTCCCCAGAAAGAGAGAAGTACGACTCTCTTCGCCCCGATCACCTTACGTTGTGACTACTCTACCTCGGCTAGTGCTCAAGATGTCCTTGTCAGCTGGCGTTACAAGTCGTTCTGCAAGGACCCGGTCCTCGATTACTACTCCACTG CCTATCAGGCTGCTCTACAGCTGGGCCAGGACCCAGCCAATGACTGCCCTGACAACCAGCGAATCATTCGCACGGTCGTCCAGAAGAAGGGCACAAACGAGGCCATGCTAGGCGCGGAGTATCAGAACCGCAAGATAACCGTCCAAAACA AAGCTGACCTGGTTATTTACGAGGTCATGTGGTGGGATAACGGAGTGTATTTCTGTACCGTTAATGCCCCAGGAGACACAACAGGGATATCGGAGATGGTGGTCAAACTCATAGTTTACA ACTGGCTGACGGTGCTGTTGATGATCATCGGGGCCCTGCTCCTCATCTTGCTGTTGTCTGTCTGCTGCTGTCAGTGTTGCCCCCAGAAGTGCTGCTGCTACATTCGATGCCCCTGCTGCCCCAAGACCTGCTGCTGCCCCGAgaaag cggtGATGCAGCACAGGATGCTGCGTGAGGCCCAGAAAGCCATGGCCCCCTGGCTTTACGGCCAGCCCATCTACgcccccatcagcctccagtcCTCCCAAGGACACCCAGATGTGTACTCTG GTTCATTTTCTGACGGGTACCATACCAAGCCCAACTTTGCCATGACCCCGATGGGCCCCTCGCCCCTGCCCCTCCAGTACCCTCCCCATGCCCCCCAACACCACACCCAGTaccctccccctgtccccctaCACCACATCCCCCCACCCCCGGTGAATGGCAGCGTGCATGGAGGCAGCGCTCAGGGTACAAGCCAGATGCTGGACTTCCTGGAGAGCCAGATGAGGGCGGTGGAAATGAACGGCCAGAGGGGCCCCTCCCATTACCAGTACCAGCCATACCAGCCGCAGGCCCAGGCAGGGCCCCAGGGGGTCCCCTTCACGGTCGGCCCCCCCAGCATGCTGTCAGCCCTGGATGAGATGGGGGTGAAGGGGGTTGAGAGACGGGTGATCACCTTGCCCCCCATCGTCCAGCGGGTCGCCAGTTTCTCCTCTGGCAGGGGGGCTGGTGGCGGAGTGGTGGCCAGGACCGCCCACAAATTCTCCAGCCAATCCAGCGGCAGCTCCAACCGCACCGGTGGGGGTGGCGGCGCTCGGCGTGACCCCTCCCCTCCGCGGCGGGGCATCATGCGTAGTTACAGCGACGAGTCGGACCGGGACGACGGGAGAGCGGGGTCGAGGAGGCGGGGGCGAGGCTCGGACGAGAGGAGGTCCCGTAGCCGTGACGTCCTGATGGAAAAGACGCAGCGGGCGGCCCCGGCCAGACGAGACCGGAGCTACTCCCCTCCGCCCCGTCGATGTGGGTCCTTGAGCTCGGCGGAGGAAGATCgtcggggaggggggggcaaaGGGAAGCTGTGGTCTGAGAACCCCCCCAGCTACTCCTCCGTTCAGGTCCAGCCCGGGAGCAGAAGGAACAATGACCGCTTCTCT gatAAGAGCTCTCGAAGTGGTGCTAGTGTTGTGATCTGA
- the LOC105016563 gene encoding immunoglobulin-like domain-containing receptor 2 isoform X2 produces the protein MNWLLGRWIVLCVTVCVCGTVQVTVHPKERYSTLFQSVVLQCQYQTRSTQMPVVQWWYKSFCRERTRDAFTFPESLAAYGSEVGAADQTECSDSSRTVRIVASGQGASMTLAEHYKGRDIAIVNKADLRIGEIHWGDSGVYLCKVVIADDLEGQNEGQVELLVLGRTNVLDDLLPEFDMEIMPEWVFVGSVFLGSILFLLLMGICWCQCCPYSCCCYLRCCCCPDTCCCPRHLYEAGKMAKSVQPPQMAVYPPYYIPGVPTMVPFAPPSLTDPKLVSVPSVENNLAGASSLSELSSLHEGGDNDFRQTYRTVQMKALPPIADLDDQSVLTAAPVHNSRRPRHYRGNHSEDDLDSRWNPRSVHLERRTLGTRGRTGSLDELEEFAMSYGPRAGRAKTHDLDLDLRGPEPYPPYQDHSPPRRFHGNRAEDWRPRRSPPPSPQRRDTWDSDRPSRPDRPAHGGYDDAYLNDLLERKARAGSGERGDRGKGRADDDSDTPSKGSSKGKGSDSYYSRSPSHRPEEEDSLPPYSEQESERYRKAHPTIERYRTVDPLAERYRTTDKQPFSYTRAATGPTHTVQGVREDRDNNRSMAPALSRDSLIV, from the exons tgtgcgtgtgtgggacGGTGCAGGTAACCGTTCATCCGAAGGAGCGCTACTCCACCCTGTTCCAGTCGGTGGTGCTCCAGTGCCAATACCAAACGCGCTCCACCCAGATGCCCGTGGTCCAGTGGTGGTACAAGTCCTTCTGCCGGGAGCGCACACGGGACGCCTTCACCTTCCCGGAGAGCCTGGCGGCGTACGGGTCCGAGGTGGGCGCCGCGGACCAGACGGAGTGCTCCGACAGCAGCCGCACGGTGCGCATCGTGGCGTCGGGGCAGGGAGCCTCCATGACGCTGGCGGAGCACTACAAGGGCCGCGACATCGCCATCGTCAACA AGGCAGATCTGCGTATTGGGGAGATACACTGGGGAGACAGTGGTGTGTACCTCTGTAAGGTCGTCATCGCTGACGACCTTGAAGGGCAGAACGAGGGCCAAGTGGAGCTGCTGGTGCTGG GTAGGACAAATGTTCTAGACGATCTCCTGCCAGAGTTTGATATGGAGATTATGCCAG AGTGGGTGTTTGTGGGATCTGTGTTCCTGGGCAGCATCCTGTTCCTCTTGTTGATGGGGATCTGCTGGTGTCAGTGTTGTCCGTACTCCTGCTGCTGTTACCTCCGCTGCTGCTGCTGCCCCGATACCTGCTGCTGCCCCCGCCACC TCTACGAGGCGGGGAAGATGGCTAAAAGTGTCCAGCCCCCCCAAATGGCTGTTTACCCTCCATACTACATCCCAGGAGTCCCCACAATGGTCCCCTTTGCCCCACCCTCCCTCACGGACCCAAAGCTGGTCTCTGTCCCCTCCGTGGAAAACAACCTGGCTGGGG CCAGCAGCCTATCGGAGCTCAGCTCTCTGCATGAGGGAGGGGACAACGACTTCCGGCAGACCTACCGGACGGTCCAGATGAAGGCTCTCCCACCCATCGCCGACCTTGACGACCAGTCGGTACTCACAGCAGCTCCTGTGCACAACAGCCGCCGCCCAAGGCATTACCGTGGCAACCACAGTGAAGACGACTTAGACAGCAG GTGGAACCCGCGTTCTGTGCACCTGGAGAGGAGAACGTTGGGCACCAGGGGGCGTACTGGCTCTCTAGACGAGCTGGAGGAGTTTGCGATGTCCTACGGCCCCCGCGCTGGCAGGGCCAAGACCCATGACCTTGACCTGGATCTGCGGGGGCCAGAGCCCTACCCCCCTTACCAGGACCATAGCCCGCCCCGCCGTTTCCACGGAAACCGGGCTGAAGACTGGCGCCCCCGTCGCAGCCCCCCTCCCTCACCGCAGAGGAGAGACACGTGGGACAGCGACCGCCCCTCGCGCCCCGATCGGCCGGCCCACGGGGGCTATGACGACGCCTACCTCAACGACCTGCTGGAGCGCAAGGCGAGGGCGGGGTCAGGGGAGAGGGGCGACAGAGGGAAGGGGCGGGCCGATGACGACAGTGACACTCCTTCCAAAGGCAGCTCGAAGGGCAAGGGCAGCGACAGTTATTACAGCCGGTCGCCTAGCCACCGGCCCGAGGAGGAAGATTCTTTGCCCCCGTACTCCGAGCAGGAGTCGGAGAGATACCGGAAGGCCCACCCGACCATTGAACGTTACCGCACGGTTGATCCGCTCGCAGAGCGTTACCGGACGACTGACAAACAACCGTTTTCCTACACCCGGGCCGCTACAGGGCCGACCCACACTGTCCAGGGGGTCagagaggacagggacaacaaccGAAGCATG GCCCCTGCTCTGAGCAGAGATTCTCTCATCGTCTGA
- the LOC105016563 gene encoding immunoglobulin-like domain-containing receptor 2 isoform X1, translated as MNWLLGRWIVLCVTVCVCGTVQVTVHPKERYSTLFQSVVLQCQYQTRSTQMPVVQWWYKSFCRERTRDAFTFPESLAAYGSEVGAADQTECSDSSRTVRIVASGQGASMTLAEHYKGRDIAIVNKADLRIGEIHWGDSGVYLCKVVIADDLEGQNEGQVELLVLAGRTNVLDDLLPEFDMEIMPEWVFVGSVFLGSILFLLLMGICWCQCCPYSCCCYLRCCCCPDTCCCPRHLYEAGKMAKSVQPPQMAVYPPYYIPGVPTMVPFAPPSLTDPKLVSVPSVENNLAGASSLSELSSLHEGGDNDFRQTYRTVQMKALPPIADLDDQSVLTAAPVHNSRRPRHYRGNHSEDDLDSRWNPRSVHLERRTLGTRGRTGSLDELEEFAMSYGPRAGRAKTHDLDLDLRGPEPYPPYQDHSPPRRFHGNRAEDWRPRRSPPPSPQRRDTWDSDRPSRPDRPAHGGYDDAYLNDLLERKARAGSGERGDRGKGRADDDSDTPSKGSSKGKGSDSYYSRSPSHRPEEEDSLPPYSEQESERYRKAHPTIERYRTVDPLAERYRTTDKQPFSYTRAATGPTHTVQGVREDRDNNRSMAPALSRDSLIV; from the exons tgtgcgtgtgtgggacGGTGCAGGTAACCGTTCATCCGAAGGAGCGCTACTCCACCCTGTTCCAGTCGGTGGTGCTCCAGTGCCAATACCAAACGCGCTCCACCCAGATGCCCGTGGTCCAGTGGTGGTACAAGTCCTTCTGCCGGGAGCGCACACGGGACGCCTTCACCTTCCCGGAGAGCCTGGCGGCGTACGGGTCCGAGGTGGGCGCCGCGGACCAGACGGAGTGCTCCGACAGCAGCCGCACGGTGCGCATCGTGGCGTCGGGGCAGGGAGCCTCCATGACGCTGGCGGAGCACTACAAGGGCCGCGACATCGCCATCGTCAACA AGGCAGATCTGCGTATTGGGGAGATACACTGGGGAGACAGTGGTGTGTACCTCTGTAAGGTCGTCATCGCTGACGACCTTGAAGGGCAGAACGAGGGCCAAGTGGAGCTGCTGGTGCTGG CAGGTAGGACAAATGTTCTAGACGATCTCCTGCCAGAGTTTGATATGGAGATTATGCCAG AGTGGGTGTTTGTGGGATCTGTGTTCCTGGGCAGCATCCTGTTCCTCTTGTTGATGGGGATCTGCTGGTGTCAGTGTTGTCCGTACTCCTGCTGCTGTTACCTCCGCTGCTGCTGCTGCCCCGATACCTGCTGCTGCCCCCGCCACC TCTACGAGGCGGGGAAGATGGCTAAAAGTGTCCAGCCCCCCCAAATGGCTGTTTACCCTCCATACTACATCCCAGGAGTCCCCACAATGGTCCCCTTTGCCCCACCCTCCCTCACGGACCCAAAGCTGGTCTCTGTCCCCTCCGTGGAAAACAACCTGGCTGGGG CCAGCAGCCTATCGGAGCTCAGCTCTCTGCATGAGGGAGGGGACAACGACTTCCGGCAGACCTACCGGACGGTCCAGATGAAGGCTCTCCCACCCATCGCCGACCTTGACGACCAGTCGGTACTCACAGCAGCTCCTGTGCACAACAGCCGCCGCCCAAGGCATTACCGTGGCAACCACAGTGAAGACGACTTAGACAGCAG GTGGAACCCGCGTTCTGTGCACCTGGAGAGGAGAACGTTGGGCACCAGGGGGCGTACTGGCTCTCTAGACGAGCTGGAGGAGTTTGCGATGTCCTACGGCCCCCGCGCTGGCAGGGCCAAGACCCATGACCTTGACCTGGATCTGCGGGGGCCAGAGCCCTACCCCCCTTACCAGGACCATAGCCCGCCCCGCCGTTTCCACGGAAACCGGGCTGAAGACTGGCGCCCCCGTCGCAGCCCCCCTCCCTCACCGCAGAGGAGAGACACGTGGGACAGCGACCGCCCCTCGCGCCCCGATCGGCCGGCCCACGGGGGCTATGACGACGCCTACCTCAACGACCTGCTGGAGCGCAAGGCGAGGGCGGGGTCAGGGGAGAGGGGCGACAGAGGGAAGGGGCGGGCCGATGACGACAGTGACACTCCTTCCAAAGGCAGCTCGAAGGGCAAGGGCAGCGACAGTTATTACAGCCGGTCGCCTAGCCACCGGCCCGAGGAGGAAGATTCTTTGCCCCCGTACTCCGAGCAGGAGTCGGAGAGATACCGGAAGGCCCACCCGACCATTGAACGTTACCGCACGGTTGATCCGCTCGCAGAGCGTTACCGGACGACTGACAAACAACCGTTTTCCTACACCCGGGCCGCTACAGGGCCGACCCACACTGTCCAGGGGGTCagagaggacagggacaacaaccGAAGCATG GCCCCTGCTCTGAGCAGAGATTCTCTCATCGTCTGA